The following coding sequences are from one Lysinibacillus sp. FSL W8-0992 window:
- a CDS encoding serine/threonine protein phosphatase gives MRKENSDFKTSFLSEAGSFMQNKDYFAYAELDDVACWVAVKGLDSDQEINSAELAVKSILEKFMEKPSMSRRAINKYLKNAQAILQAQSLRVRLKASIVMVVSDYSKMIVAVAGNSRLYHFRNGTLSYKSTDQSLAQEIVNSRDRSLDISQHEERSNLLNYLGKPNDFTPFVSKKMKLIDGDVLVLSTAGFWEDVSEVEMADALEETKDPEQYTDLLEEVLLSRQRKVVNNYTIAAIFVNKVYQETNKKKMKYIKTIAAALVVALVIGGGTIFYQAKQVKKMAELTVEMKDHEKSGNLYFQDANYEKALLEYSEGRNAAKKLKDTIHRNLLAKKLRITDLIINGDKSAEAGKFTEALEQYEKAKKEGKLIKNFGKEVTEQRIANMDTIVQIAETVKDGDFQFDAEDYNGALANYQKARKKALTIAFTGEPQIKSKIEETEAKIAELKKAQKELQAEGLEKNGDQSYARLDYEKAIESYTLAQEIYQETELIAKVLGLERKIMNANDKLNPTPQTADIDPSFEAALPMEGGAASGEPSDAEVMKEGK, from the coding sequence GATCAATAGTGCAGAACTAGCGGTCAAAAGTATTCTCGAAAAATTTATGGAAAAGCCGTCAATGTCCAGAAGAGCTATTAATAAGTATTTGAAAAATGCTCAAGCTATCCTTCAAGCTCAAAGCTTAAGGGTAAGATTGAAGGCTAGTATCGTAATGGTTGTATCAGATTATTCAAAAATGATCGTTGCAGTTGCAGGAAATTCTCGTCTTTATCATTTTCGTAATGGCACCTTATCGTATAAAAGCACTGATCAAAGTTTAGCACAGGAAATCGTCAATAGTAGGGATCGTTCGCTCGATATAAGCCAGCATGAGGAAAGAAGCAACTTACTCAATTATCTTGGTAAGCCGAATGATTTTACGCCATTTGTCTCTAAGAAAATGAAGTTAATTGATGGCGATGTATTAGTACTTAGTACAGCAGGCTTTTGGGAAGATGTCAGTGAGGTTGAAATGGCAGATGCGCTAGAGGAGACGAAAGATCCTGAGCAATACACTGATTTATTAGAAGAGGTGCTTTTAAGTAGGCAAAGGAAAGTAGTAAATAATTACACAATCGCTGCGATATTTGTGAACAAGGTTTATCAGGAAACAAATAAGAAAAAAATGAAATACATTAAAACGATTGCTGCTGCATTAGTCGTCGCTTTAGTCATTGGTGGCGGTACTATTTTTTATCAGGCAAAGCAAGTGAAAAAAATGGCGGAATTAACCGTTGAGATGAAGGATCATGAAAAGAGTGGAAACCTTTATTTTCAAGACGCTAATTATGAAAAGGCGCTTTTAGAATACAGTGAAGGTAGAAATGCGGCCAAAAAATTGAAGGATACAATACATAGAAATTTACTCGCTAAAAAATTAAGAATTACGGACTTAATCATCAATGGAGATAAATCAGCCGAAGCGGGGAAATTTACTGAAGCCCTTGAGCAATACGAAAAGGCTAAAAAAGAAGGCAAGCTCATTAAAAACTTTGGAAAAGAAGTAACTGAACAACGAATAGCCAATATGGATACCATTGTACAAATTGCTGAAACAGTGAAGGATGGAGATTTTCAATTTGATGCAGAAGATTACAATGGAGCCCTTGCAAACTATCAAAAAGCAAGGAAAAAAGCTCTTACAATCGCCTTTACTGGCGAGCCTCAAATAAAGTCAAAAATTGAAGAAACAGAAGCTAAAATTGCCGAATTGAAAAAAGCACAGAAAGAATTACAGGCTGAAGGCTTAGAAAAGAATGGCGATCAAAGCTATGCGCGTCTAGATTACGAGAAAGCAATTGAATCCTACACCTTGGCTCAGGAAATTTATCAGGAAACAGAACTAATCGCAAAGGTTTTAGGACTTGAGCGAAAAATTATGAATGCCAATGATAAATTAAATCCTACTCCTCAAACTGCTGATATCGATCCGTCATTTGAAGCGGCACTTCCTATGGAGGGAGGGGCAGCAAGCGGTGAGCCATCTGATGCTGAAGTGATGAAAGAGGGAAAATAA
- a CDS encoding normocyte-binding protein: MIKELMIERLRKIEDLEQRQLLKDIVSGVFVNLIDYQEEMNKRLEERVFNEIEDVENRFDIYVTLSSKEDIDPIHQYLFPMRPVDLESKTIQINKLLQSLERNEQAVLYTLFLACDSVQIQQLLTEERLFNGTLVTTEGPIEIQVSLTRNMDYLQEINKLYPIFQVNGLPWKTINHPFAYKFFNVNLEKCPPLNEEAEITDIIVDLQEYEPKKRLNMVPLWNIERHEVKNIGFPVPAIDKVNYEHVLSIRKMGSEHGYLVEADEENVRYIKRTDNELTVVSPQDKSGVWKLLKIVNMEEEKIGKLHYELVSNRRIEHFMSKFARKHSANVKTKGEIIRMVNTFEAANRFELVDVEIVDSFLEASFTYCANPFITEMLGENSYKKIMLLKFKAKVEKDFIANDILSFLVSEVQRHFFEFKCVGVWQ, encoded by the coding sequence TTGATAAAAGAGCTCATGATTGAACGGTTACGCAAAATTGAGGATTTGGAGCAACGTCAACTACTAAAAGACATTGTAAGTGGCGTTTTTGTAAATTTAATCGACTATCAAGAGGAAATGAATAAAAGGCTTGAAGAGCGTGTTTTTAATGAAATTGAAGATGTGGAGAATCGGTTTGATATATACGTAACGCTAAGTTCTAAGGAAGATATTGATCCGATTCATCAATATTTATTTCCGATGCGACCAGTGGATTTAGAAAGTAAAACGATCCAAATAAATAAATTGCTTCAATCGCTAGAACGCAATGAACAAGCCGTACTGTATACATTATTTCTCGCGTGTGATTCGGTACAAATTCAGCAGTTACTAACTGAGGAACGGCTGTTTAATGGAACCCTTGTTACGACAGAAGGACCAATAGAGATTCAGGTTAGTCTTACAAGAAATATGGACTACTTGCAAGAAATCAACAAGCTATATCCGATCTTTCAAGTAAATGGATTGCCATGGAAAACTATTAATCATCCATTCGCCTATAAGTTTTTTAATGTGAATTTAGAGAAATGTCCACCTCTAAACGAGGAAGCTGAAATCACTGATATTATTGTTGATTTACAAGAATATGAGCCAAAAAAACGACTGAATATGGTGCCACTATGGAATATCGAACGTCATGAGGTCAAAAATATTGGATTTCCTGTTCCTGCTATCGATAAGGTCAATTATGAGCATGTCCTTTCCATTCGGAAAATGGGAAGTGAACATGGCTATCTTGTAGAAGCTGATGAGGAGAATGTTCGCTATATCAAACGGACAGACAATGAATTAACAGTTGTTTCGCCACAAGATAAGTCAGGGGTTTGGAAGCTATTAAAAATTGTAAATATGGAAGAAGAGAAGATTGGCAAGCTACATTATGAGCTTGTATCCAATCGACGAATAGAGCACTTTATGTCCAAATTCGCTCGGAAGCATTCTGCAAATGTCAAAACAAAGGGTGAAATTATTAGGATGGTTAACACCTTCGAGGCGGCAAATAGATTTGAGCTTGTTGATGTTGAAATAGTAGATTCATTTTTAGAAGCAAGCTTTACTTACTGTGCGAATCCTTTCATAACAGAAATGTTAGGCGAGAATAGCTACAAAAAAATAATGCTTTTAAAGTTTAAGGCCAAGGTGGAAAAGGACTTCATAGCAAATGATATTTTGAGCTTCTTAGTATCAGAAGTACAACGACATTTCTTCGAATTTAAATGTGTAGGTGTTTGGCAATGA
- a CDS encoding iron-dependent peroxidase yields the protein MAMNYIWDLLIKAEDEGLSKKDIYFYLAETYSPYMELSLPLLNAQFVEQHVDVNPYYRYFGIFNNLFHPDNRKDIAFREYFLDIVLHFLAEIDRMQGMNTKEFYIRFILRDIEANVFGNEVRHNIHAFSKKEKEIVVLNMLKLYQTGEEIYLLKDTFKRLFKGCLIYIKSEEQDELLIYISQKKSQQNEQKVQLIQEIFLPIGFQLEVFWQYHFGIIDAEQTMQLDRIALY from the coding sequence TTGGCAATGAATTATATTTGGGATTTGCTTATAAAAGCAGAGGATGAAGGGCTTTCAAAAAAGGATATCTATTTTTACCTTGCTGAAACGTATTCGCCCTATATGGAGCTTAGTCTTCCATTATTAAATGCTCAGTTTGTTGAACAGCACGTTGATGTGAATCCGTATTACCGCTATTTTGGCATTTTTAACAACCTTTTTCACCCAGATAATCGTAAAGACATAGCGTTTAGAGAATACTTTTTAGACATCGTCTTGCATTTTTTAGCTGAAATTGATCGGATGCAAGGGATGAACACAAAAGAATTTTACATTCGATTTATATTAAGAGATATCGAAGCCAATGTATTTGGCAATGAGGTGCGCCATAATATTCATGCCTTTTCAAAAAAAGAGAAAGAAATAGTTGTACTAAACATGCTAAAGCTGTACCAAACAGGTGAAGAAATTTACTTATTAAAGGACACGTTTAAAAGGCTATTTAAAGGTTGCTTGATCTATATAAAATCGGAGGAACAGGATGAGCTCCTTATTTATATAAGTCAAAAGAAGTCACAACAAAATGAGCAGAAAGTGCAGCTTATACAAGAAATCTTTTTACCGATTGGTTTTCAATTAGAGGTTTTTTGGCAATATCACTTCGGCATTATTGATGCTGAGCAAACGATGCAGCTAGATCGAATAGCTCTTTACTAA
- a CDS encoding molecular chaperone, which yields MTTKYSYKLNVNNRFAEKKYMTFTRVELMEMTTFQLRNICYKEKLVTGLINTLTRDELIDKIIRYRGAEENLLIKESKDGGFERVEAAMQNYLKTPMSDNGEIKIPAKMSLYSGMKMDKPDQYYVETGGFLVESNVLLVNDQMDLCAILNVIKDDQRPNKYYFVADEALGIQKTKNKNYSFIFLRKQDSEYIYKTYYQETPLPPINLHYYKVPIQDLEIKQLETTNAILAIDFGTTNTTAGVYLESDYVSSPCSHDLLNNRIQLNSINFVQFPDPLHQNEWIEVVPTVMTVADCSNQDQVSYYYGYEALKMMKKNSYTSLATKFQGIKRWVSNYTKSEEIMDANGNTALVPRSQILREFMLYIIRMAEHQFKCRFEHLHISSPVKLKTQFLDMFQAILPEYTIETEHALDEGMAVLYNTIANQIENNSFLDEKEYKALVIDCGGGTTDLSSCKFRIEDGHISYKIDIHTTYENGDTNFGGNNITYRIFQFMKIVFANYYSRGKNAYDIDALIDIPGKDIYRYVDDHGVEAVYEQFEKAFSDAEYIIPTRFKEYENRTRDEYLRVRNNYYFLWEMAEEMKKEFFRKTGILRSRFYSENDLQQDSDLNVTAVDRWCLSLVENNQFKDVYDYPNVFFNIKEINHLIKADIYDIVREFLEEFYENGLLSEYSIIKLTGQSCKIDAFREALKEFVPGRSIEFRQKAENIGKVPELKLACLRGALRYLNAKKIGMIETTVTNHAPVVPYAVSAFTHNRQEKLLISSLERLNQIHGTISRPWGVTEVEFFLTGTDNQTSYKYTYVNRHEGYEPVFYDNIAANYQHKIPQDETDSIMNGEVKFFVFAGEDHWGFHVVPVARTEEQLLIGKKEFFAFETDLSELDFFDGLK from the coding sequence ATGACGACTAAATATTCATATAAGCTGAATGTCAATAATCGCTTCGCAGAAAAGAAGTATATGACATTTACACGTGTAGAGCTAATGGAAATGACCACATTCCAGCTGCGAAATATTTGTTATAAGGAAAAACTCGTGACAGGGCTTATTAATACACTAACGAGAGATGAGTTAATCGACAAGATTATAAGATATCGTGGGGCTGAAGAAAACCTTCTTATTAAAGAAAGCAAAGATGGGGGCTTTGAAAGAGTCGAAGCGGCTATGCAAAACTATTTGAAAACACCGATGTCTGACAATGGTGAAATAAAAATCCCTGCGAAAATGAGCTTATACAGCGGTATGAAAATGGATAAGCCAGATCAGTATTATGTTGAAACAGGTGGTTTTCTTGTTGAATCAAATGTACTGCTCGTAAATGATCAAATGGATCTTTGCGCCATCCTGAATGTCATTAAAGATGACCAGCGCCCTAACAAATATTACTTTGTTGCAGATGAAGCATTAGGGATTCAGAAGACAAAAAATAAAAACTACAGCTTTATTTTTTTAAGAAAGCAAGATTCAGAATATATCTATAAAACTTACTACCAGGAGACCCCACTTCCGCCCATTAACCTTCACTACTATAAAGTACCAATACAAGATTTAGAGATTAAACAGCTAGAAACAACCAATGCTATTCTTGCTATTGACTTTGGCACGACGAATACAACTGCTGGTGTCTATTTAGAAAGTGATTATGTCTCCTCACCTTGTAGCCATGATTTATTAAATAACAGAATTCAGCTAAACAGCATCAATTTTGTGCAATTTCCAGACCCGCTACACCAAAATGAATGGATTGAAGTTGTTCCGACAGTTATGACAGTGGCAGATTGTTCAAATCAAGACCAAGTGAGCTACTACTACGGCTATGAAGCATTAAAAATGATGAAAAAAAATAGCTATACGTCATTAGCAACGAAATTCCAAGGCATTAAACGGTGGGTGAGTAACTATACAAAATCAGAAGAGATAATGGATGCAAACGGCAATACAGCACTTGTGCCACGAAGCCAAATTTTAAGGGAATTTATGCTTTATATTATTCGAATGGCAGAGCATCAATTTAAATGTCGCTTTGAGCATTTGCATATTTCCAGTCCTGTAAAGCTGAAAACACAATTTTTAGATATGTTCCAGGCGATTTTACCTGAATACACTATCGAAACAGAGCATGCACTCGATGAAGGGATGGCAGTTCTCTATAATACAATCGCCAATCAAATAGAGAATAATAGCTTTTTGGATGAAAAGGAATATAAGGCACTCGTCATTGATTGTGGTGGTGGAACAACAGATCTTTCCTCCTGTAAGTTCCGAATAGAGGACGGGCATATTTCATACAAAATCGATATTCATACAACCTATGAAAATGGTGATACCAATTTTGGTGGCAACAATATTACATATCGTATTTTCCAATTTATGAAGATTGTTTTTGCAAACTATTATAGCCGAGGGAAAAATGCTTATGACATTGATGCATTAATTGATATTCCAGGCAAGGATATTTATCGATATGTAGACGATCACGGTGTGGAAGCCGTTTACGAGCAATTTGAAAAAGCTTTTTCAGATGCCGAGTATATTATTCCGACGCGCTTTAAGGAATATGAAAATCGCACACGTGATGAATATCTACGTGTCCGCAATAATTATTATTTCTTATGGGAAATGGCTGAAGAAATGAAGAAAGAGTTTTTCCGTAAAACAGGCATTTTACGGAGCCGTTTTTATTCAGAAAACGATCTGCAACAGGACAGTGACTTGAATGTAACGGCAGTTGATCGCTGGTGCCTATCATTAGTAGAAAACAATCAATTTAAAGATGTTTATGATTATCCGAACGTCTTTTTTAATATTAAAGAAATTAACCATCTAATCAAAGCGGATATTTATGATATTGTACGAGAGTTTTTGGAAGAGTTTTATGAGAACGGACTACTCAGTGAATATTCAATTATTAAGCTCACAGGCCAATCGTGTAAAATTGATGCTTTTCGCGAGGCTTTAAAGGAGTTTGTACCAGGACGAAGCATTGAATTTAGACAGAAGGCTGAAAATATTGGGAAAGTGCCAGAGTTAAAGCTAGCCTGCCTAAGAGGGGCACTTCGCTATTTAAATGCCAAGAAGATAGGCATGATTGAAACAACCGTGACGAATCATGCACCTGTTGTACCTTATGCGGTAAGTGCCTTTACACATAATCGTCAGGAAAAATTACTTATTAGTAGCTTAGAAAGACTCAATCAAATTCACGGTACGATTTCCCGTCCATGGGGTGTAACGGAAGTTGAATTTTTCCTAACTGGCACCGACAATCAAACATCCTATAAATACACGTATGTTAATCGCCATGAAGGGTATGAGCCTGTTTTTTATGACAATATAGCAGCTAATTATCAACATAAAATTCCACAGGATGAGACAGATTCCATTATGAATGGAGAAGTAAAATTTTTCGTCTTCGCAGGAGAAGATCACTGGGGTTTCCATGTCGTCCCTGTAGCTAGAACGGAAGAACAACTATTAATTGGCAAAAAGGAATTCTTTGCCTTTGAAACCGATTTATCAGAGTTGGATTTCTTTGACGGCTTAAAGTAA
- a CDS encoding DNA and RNA helicase: MFANQYPHFQKGRILKREMLENLRDYPREFLDIYFQDYSNGIIAGVNIIVADTLLIISNGIMKHNGRLYMLTNSFELPYEATGNETILKVRFAEEVNDLDFRKHKSQIVLDDSLELAHNELELARFKLKLGAKLRSQHTDFFDFATEFNTVNYLHCQYAGLQKSTYHPLILQYFARELLKNRPSNPYDIAFAMECLNQDRVQRDVINFYICNRLELDDQSLTNSQIHKYLNRILMEAKGGGRMKGLSQGRPKRVIVD; this comes from the coding sequence TTGTTTGCCAATCAATATCCACATTTTCAAAAAGGTCGCATTTTAAAGCGAGAAATGCTGGAAAATTTACGAGATTACCCAAGAGAGTTTTTAGATATTTATTTCCAAGATTATTCAAATGGCATTATTGCTGGAGTCAATATCATTGTAGCGGATACACTGCTAATCATTTCAAACGGCATTATGAAGCATAATGGCAGACTTTATATGCTAACGAATAGCTTTGAGCTTCCTTATGAAGCAACAGGAAATGAGACGATCTTAAAAGTACGATTTGCTGAAGAAGTGAATGACTTAGATTTTAGAAAACACAAATCACAGATTGTCTTAGACGATTCGCTTGAGCTTGCACATAATGAGCTAGAATTAGCACGCTTTAAATTAAAGTTAGGTGCTAAACTGCGCTCACAGCATACCGATTTTTTCGACTTTGCCACTGAATTCAACACAGTGAATTATCTTCACTGCCAGTATGCAGGCTTACAAAAAAGCACATACCACCCACTTATTTTGCAATATTTTGCACGCGAGCTGTTAAAAAATCGACCATCCAATCCATATGATATCGCCTTTGCCATGGAGTGCCTAAATCAGGATCGGGTGCAACGGGATGTGATTAATTTCTATATTTGCAATCGGCTAGAGCTAGACGATCAATCACTAACGAATAGTCAAATTCATAAATACTTGAACCGTATTTTAATGGAAGCGAAAGGTGGTGGTCGTATGAAAGGACTCAGTCAAGGGCGACCGAAGCGTGTGATTGTTGACTAG
- a CDS encoding phage baseplate assembly protein V yields the protein MAKETALTYKDMIVMPYNIRVSEIEMTQQMNEHATLRLTGVIPDEMEDSYVYMTDAETAIEVLQMDSTGQSTPIFNGLALDVQVKSVMETYYLEVKAVSHTYVLDVKKKNQTYQNAKMPYTELIKECIADQPGADFMDHVTKGASIGNFTMQYLETDWEFLKRMASRFHTGLVPDAVHGAAKFYFGVPFQAGAVQKMDAINYRVKKAIGNFLISSKNHLDSITASDYMYYEVESPQLFKIGNEITFQSKKLYVFKIASKLKNGLLKHIYTLTPQNGFSVHTTYNQAIIGASIQGKVIDVAGDKIRIHVDFDEGQEKNKAYWFPYSTIYASEDNTGWYFMPELSDNVRIYFPSNREDEGIAISSVSKAPPQSGAMLSASNPSSQGGGGGASPPEDSRQDPGRMADPDVKTLRTKHGKQILLAPDRIVISGGGLMITLMDDNGISIISDKNINLKATDKVVINAKQIMINANEKIEMTCKDNSIKMEDKMEIKGTEVRAN from the coding sequence ATGGCAAAGGAAACAGCTTTGACGTATAAAGATATGATTGTGATGCCTTACAATATCCGCGTGAGTGAAATCGAAATGACACAACAAATGAATGAGCATGCAACATTGCGTTTAACAGGCGTCATTCCAGATGAAATGGAAGATTCTTACGTTTATATGACTGACGCAGAAACGGCCATTGAAGTACTGCAAATGGATAGTACGGGACAATCGACGCCAATTTTTAATGGACTAGCATTGGATGTACAAGTGAAATCGGTAATGGAGACGTATTATTTGGAGGTAAAGGCGGTTTCGCATACGTATGTGTTAGATGTGAAGAAGAAAAACCAAACGTACCAAAATGCCAAAATGCCCTATACCGAGTTAATAAAGGAATGTATTGCCGATCAACCAGGCGCCGATTTTATGGATCATGTCACAAAAGGCGCTAGTATTGGTAACTTTACGATGCAATATTTAGAGACGGACTGGGAGTTTCTAAAACGCATGGCATCGCGATTTCATACAGGCTTAGTGCCAGACGCAGTTCATGGCGCCGCAAAATTTTACTTTGGCGTACCGTTCCAAGCAGGTGCGGTGCAAAAAATGGATGCAATAAATTACCGAGTTAAAAAAGCAATCGGCAATTTCCTTATCTCAAGTAAAAATCATCTCGATAGTATTACCGCTAGTGACTACATGTACTATGAAGTAGAATCGCCGCAACTCTTCAAAATCGGCAATGAAATTACGTTTCAATCGAAAAAACTATATGTTTTCAAAATTGCCTCCAAGCTTAAAAATGGCTTATTAAAACATATTTATACGCTTACACCTCAGAACGGCTTCAGTGTTCATACGACTTATAATCAAGCGATTATTGGCGCATCTATTCAAGGAAAAGTCATTGATGTGGCAGGGGACAAAATTCGTATACATGTTGATTTCGATGAGGGGCAAGAAAAAAATAAGGCTTATTGGTTTCCATACTCAACGATCTATGCATCAGAGGATAACACAGGTTGGTATTTTATGCCGGAGTTATCTGACAATGTTAGAATCTACTTCCCAAGCAATCGTGAGGATGAAGGAATTGCCATTAGCTCAGTGTCCAAAGCACCACCACAATCTGGGGCAATGTTATCAGCAAGCAATCCTTCTAGTCAGGGGGGAGGAGGCGGTGCTTCACCACCAGAAGATAGCCGCCAAGATCCGGGGCGCATGGCTGATCCCGATGTAAAAACCCTTAGAACAAAGCATGGTAAACAAATTCTACTCGCACCTGATCGCATTGTCATTTCTGGTGGTGGATTAATGATTACACTGATGGATGATAATGGTATTTCAATTATTAGTGATAAAAATATTAACTTAAAAGCAACAGATAAAGTCGTTATAAATGCCAAGCAAATTATGATAAATGCTAATGAGAAAATTGAGATGACATGTAAAGACAATTCAATCAAGATGGAAGACAAAATGGAGATTAAAGGAACTGAAGTACGTGCAAATTAG
- a CDS encoding pentapeptide repeat-containing protein: protein MKREEALQHFMDECVSVHVHRLQEKVDRQFRNDKEVLLQPIIHALEQLFANIHEQQEQGKLAPVAFIHLSLLRTSLLENKFTYVLEAYGETWYCNWTQCTAQYEADWLCEAMFELQKTLEKERKPYISIQAADVRVIMQQTVLLFHQYIIQLLRYLFRYQQQRVPKLHFQQAACLRFRVGEYKGFSEDVAIMDERQRVEKDVLLTLETKETDQSYTFGNYSNLPLQHKDFNQLDFSYANFQDSDLAGATMQRSVCIGTNFVNGQLANVDFSYAMIQDADFRNANLAGANFTHAQGKTLKFSQNEVPCYLGTDFSYANLEQAKFEFAQIAGANFTGANLKGATFFQRDQGKYQFSQAQIQDIHWIQ from the coding sequence ATGAAACGAGAAGAAGCATTACAGCATTTTATGGATGAATGCGTGTCAGTTCATGTTCACCGTTTGCAGGAGAAAGTGGATCGACAGTTTCGCAACGATAAGGAAGTTTTACTTCAACCAATCATTCATGCACTTGAACAGCTATTTGCGAATATTCATGAACAGCAAGAACAAGGAAAGTTAGCGCCAGTTGCTTTTATTCATCTATCATTGCTTCGAACATCATTACTAGAAAACAAGTTTACGTATGTACTAGAAGCATATGGAGAAACATGGTATTGCAATTGGACACAATGCACAGCACAGTATGAAGCGGATTGGCTTTGTGAGGCGATGTTCGAATTACAAAAAACGCTTGAGAAAGAAAGAAAACCCTATATTAGCATTCAAGCAGCGGACGTCCGCGTTATTATGCAGCAGACAGTCTTACTGTTTCATCAATATATTATCCAATTACTACGTTATCTTTTTCGTTATCAACAACAACGCGTCCCTAAACTCCATTTTCAACAAGCGGCGTGCTTACGATTTCGAGTCGGTGAATATAAAGGGTTTAGTGAAGATGTCGCGATTATGGACGAACGACAACGAGTAGAAAAAGATGTCTTGTTAACGTTAGAGACAAAAGAGACGGATCAATCGTATACGTTTGGAAACTATTCAAATCTACCTTTACAGCACAAAGATTTCAATCAGTTGGACTTTTCCTATGCGAATTTCCAAGACAGTGATTTAGCAGGAGCTACAATGCAACGAAGTGTTTGCATCGGTACGAATTTTGTAAATGGTCAATTAGCGAATGTGGATTTTTCCTATGCAATGATTCAAGATGCTGATTTTCGAAATGCCAATTTAGCAGGTGCTAATTTTACGCATGCGCAAGGAAAAACCTTGAAGTTCTCTCAAAATGAAGTTCCATGTTATCTTGGCACTGATTTCAGTTATGCAAATTTAGAACAGGCAAAATTTGAATTTGCTCAAATTGCTGGTGCCAATTTTACAGGTGCTAATTTAAAAGGAGCAACATTCTTTCAACGCGATCAAGGAAAGTATCAATTCAGCCAAGCCCAAATACAAGATATTCATTGGATTCAGTAA
- a CDS encoding DUF4280 domain-containing protein: protein MAQVVENLETEGSEQEQFSYVVHGAIISCEHGSHLNYLNLPQDHGVYIKDKAVLNVGDRNPDNIPTFGVCLKLQKPCTPTCSIDWMEGMENVNIEGKQALLSRCHTQCSAGGGKIDIVHDGQEELEIPKQGF, encoded by the coding sequence ATGGCTCAAGTTGTAGAAAATTTGGAGACAGAAGGTTCGGAACAAGAGCAATTTAGTTACGTGGTCCATGGAGCGATTATTTCCTGTGAGCATGGAAGCCACCTAAATTATTTAAATTTACCACAGGATCATGGTGTTTATATTAAAGATAAAGCTGTATTGAATGTAGGCGATCGAAACCCCGATAACATCCCCACCTTTGGCGTCTGCTTGAAGTTACAAAAACCGTGTACGCCCACATGTTCCATCGACTGGATGGAAGGGATGGAAAATGTCAATATCGAGGGCAAGCAAGCACTATTATCCCGTTGTCATACGCAATGCTCAGCAGGTGGAGGCAAAATTGATATTGTGCATGATGGGCAAGAGGAATTAGAAATACCGAAACAAGGCTTTTAA